The Parabacteroides timonensis sequence TGTTGCTCGTATGTTTGCATTAGGTGACAATAAGTATGCTGTTGAATACAACTACGGTACTTCTTTCAGTCAATATGGTGCAGGCCGTGATACATTGTCTATTACTCCGGTCGATATCGATATGAATGCCCGCCAGATGGATGGTTACAGAGATTACAGTGACGAAGAAATTCTGGATGTGGAATATCGTTTGGCTGTTGCGTCTACAAGTGATGTAAATTACTATGTAACAGAAAATCACGCAGGTCGTCATTTGTTAGGTTTGAGCAAAGACGTAGAAGATGCAACAAACTGGAAGCTGGTACGCATGGATCGTGCACGTCAGATGGATAAAGACGGTTACTTCAAATATGCTACCGACTCTGTTTATGTAGTTAATCATCCGCAGTATTACAAATAACGGTAAATACTATGCAAGCAACGATACGGTTGCCATGGTTGCTTATGCTTTGCAGAATACAGCGAACGGTGAATATATGACTTATGAATCTCCTCAGAAAGAAGACATCTTGTCAATGGTTTGCTGGCCTAACTCTGAAAATTATGTAAAACATTCTACAGACAGAGTTGCTAACGAAGGTTTGTTAAATAGTGTCTTCCGTTTCGTTATTAAAGAAAAGGCTGACGGTAAAGTTAATTTACTGGGTGTAACCGGCTCTGAAACAGGTAATGCTAACTACTTCGTTAATTTGAATAACAAATTGTATGGTGCAACAACCGAAGGTAATGGTGCTGTTCAGGTAGAAGGTGCTTATACACAGATTAACTCTAACGATTTATTTGATATCCAGAAGGTAGAAGCTCCTGAATATCGCAAAAAAGCTCAGGGTGATGTAATTCGTATCTTCCGTGAAGAGAACGATCATGATGTAATGTATGAAAATGCTGAATTCCTGAACTTAGGTAATATCTCCCAGTTGACAGATATGACTCCTGGTTTGTATGTTGATACAGCTTATGTAAGCCGCGGTCATAACAATCGTTATCAGTATCTGCTGGTGGTTAATCCGAAATATGTTCCTGAAGAACCTTGTACAATTCCTGGTCACCCGACTATTCATCCGGATACTACTTATGGTCGCTTCCTGGTTAACTTGATCGACTCTGCTGTTTATACTAACAAGTATGGTGAAATTCATGCTAATAAATTTATTAACGATAAGGAAGCTGATGAAACTTACGTTAAGTTAGGATTTGTTTGGGGATACCGTACAGGTGATAATCTTTACCTGACCGAAGGGCAGAACTTCAAGAAAGTAAAATCTGTTATCGACCTGAACAGCCGTGACTTTAACATCGCCAAGTTTGCATTCCGTTACGTAAATGCTGCTTCTAACGATGAAAACGGAGCATTCAAGATCCAGACTCGTTACGTAGATTACAACTCTGCAATCAAAGTAAAAGATCAGAAAGACCGTCGTGAAAACAACAATGGTTATCTGAAGACTATCAATGGTGTGGTAGTTGTTACTGAAGGTGTTGCTCGTGGTGAAGAATTCAACCTGGCTGCAGAATCATCTGCTCCTGTTGCTAATGAAAGCATCGATGCATCTGCTGTATCAGTAATTGCAAAAGAAGGTGCTGTCATCGTTAAGGGTGCCGAAGGTAAGAAAGTTACTATCAGTAACGTTCTTGGTCAGACAATTGCTAACACAGTGATCTCTTCCGACAATGCA is a genomic window containing:
- a CDS encoding DUF6383 domain-containing protein, with product MVAYALQNTANGEYMTYESPQKEDILSMVCWPNSENYVKHSTDRVANEGLLNSVFRFVIKEKADGKVNLLGVTGSETGNANYFVNLNNKLYGATTEGNGAVQVEGAYTQINSNDLFDIQKVEAPEYRKKAQGDVIRIFREENDHDVMYENAEFLNLGNISQLTDMTPGLYVDTAYVSRGHNNRYQYLLVVNPKYVPEEPCTIPGHPTIHPDTTYGRFLVNLIDSAVYTNKYGEIHANKFINDKEADETYVKLGFVWGYRTGDNLYLTEGQNFKKVKSVIDLNSRDFNIAKFAFRYVNAASNDENGAFKIQTRYVDYNSAIKVKDQKDRRENNNGYLKTINGVVVVTEGVARGEEFNLAAESSAPVANESIDASAVSVIAKEGAVIVKGAEGKKVTISNVLGQTIANTVISSDNATISAPAGVVVVAVEGEAAVKAIVK